One Prunus dulcis chromosome 7, ALMONDv2, whole genome shotgun sequence DNA segment encodes these proteins:
- the LOC117636121 gene encoding probable E3 ubiquitin-protein ligase RNF144A-A, whose translation MRTRKPKMERTVAHSQSQPQSQIEIVNIEDDDACCFTSISLKRSAEHLEEERGLQSIKAGNFIDLSDETLDFYDDDDELRILRFKPSNTPFGKRTKPFTGPSVTEAGQSSNSNENPSFVCEICVETKPGNQLFGVENCSHGYCTDCTVNYVASKLQENITNIRCPVPDCKGLLEAEYCRPILPPEVFDRWGSVLCESVILGSEKFYCPYKDCSAMLIDDGKEVIRQSQCLNCWRMFCAQCKVPWHEEIECEEFQKLNKDEREKEAVMLKNLAQQKQWRRCPNCKFYVEKSEGCMFMMCRCKTAFCYRCGKILKANHGHNCPNCRGR comes from the coding sequence ATGAGAACAAGGAAACCTAAGATGGAGAGAACAGTGGCTCACTCTCAGTCTCAGCCTCAGTCCCAAATTGAGATCGTGAACATTGAAGACGACGATGCCTGTTGCTTCACATCCATTTCACTGAAGCGCTCAGCAGAGCACTTGGAAGAGGAAAGAGGCCTTCAATCGATCAAAGCAGGTAACTTTATCGACCTTTCTGATGAAACTCTAGACTTTTACGACGATGACGATGAGCTTAGAATTCTTAGGTTTAAACCCTCAAACACCCCCTTCGGAAAACGAACAAAGCCCTTTACGGGTCCTTCTGTGACCGAAGCTGGGCAATCTTCCAATTCCAATGAAAACCCATCTTTTGTTTGTGAAATCTGTGTTGAAACCAAGCCCGGAAACCAGTTGTTTGGGGTAGAAAATTGCAGCCATGGTTATTGTACTGACTGTACGGTCAACTACGTGGCCTCAAAGCTTCAAGAGAACATCACAAACATTAGGTGCCCTGTTCCTGATTGTAAAGGATTGCTAGAGGCCGAGTATTGTCGACCAATTCTGCCCCCTGAGGTGTTTGATAGGTGGGGAAGTGTGTTGTGTGAGAGTGTGATTCTTGGGTCTGAGAAGTTTTATTGTCCCTATAAGGATTGCTCTGCTATGTTGATTGATGATGGGAAAGAGGTTATAAGGCAATCACAGTGCCTCAATTGTTGGAGAATGTTCTGTGCCCAGTGCAAGGTTCCTTGGCACGAGGAGATTGAGTGCGAAGAATTTCAGAAGTTGAATAAGGATGAGAGGGAAAAGGAAGCTGTCATGTTGAAGAACCTTGCGCAGCAGAAACAATGGAGAAGATGCCCCAATTGTAAGTTCTATGTGGAAAAATCGGAGGGTTGCATGTTCATGATGTGCAG